One genomic region from Phocoena sinus isolate mPhoSin1 chromosome 3, mPhoSin1.pri, whole genome shotgun sequence encodes:
- the LOC116751616 gene encoding LOW QUALITY PROTEIN: microtubule-associated protein RP/EB family member 1-like (The sequence of the model RefSeq protein was modified relative to this genomic sequence to represent the inferred CDS: substituted 1 base at 1 genomic stop codon), giving the protein MAVNVYSTLVTSDNLSQHDMLAWINESLQLNLTKIEHLCSGAAYCQFMDMLFPGSIALKKVKFQAKLEHEYIQNFKILQGGFKTMGVDKIIPVDKLVKGKFQDNFEFVQWFKKFFDANHDGKDYDPVAARQGQETAVAPSLFAPALNKPKKPLSSSSAAPQRPIATHRTTATPKAGPGMVRKNPGVGNRDDEAAELMQXVNVLKLVVEDLEKERDFYSGKQRNIELVCQENEGNNPVLQRIADILYATDEGFVIPDEGGPQEEQEGINSLDQLSTIRILHSKSCA; this is encoded by the coding sequence ATGGCAGTGAATGTGTACTCAACGTTGGTCACCAGTGATAACCTCAGTCAACATGACATGCTAGCCTGGATCAATGAGTCTCTGCAGTTGAATCTGACAAAGATTGAACATCTGTGCTCAGGGGCTGCCTATTGTCAGTTTATGGACATGCTGTTCCCTGGCTCCATTGCCTTGAAGAAAGTGAAATTCCAAGCTAAGCTAGAACACGAATACATCCAGAACTTCAAAATACTACAAGGAGGTTTTAAGACGATGGGTGTTGACAAAATAATTCCTGTGGACAAATTAGTGAAAGGAAAGTTTCAGGACAATTTTGAATTCGTTCAGTGGTTCAAGAAGTTTTTTGATGCAAACCATGATGGGAAAGACTATGACCCTGTAGCTGCCAGACAAGGTCAAGAAACTGCTGTGGCCCCCTCCCTTTTTGCTCCAGCTCTGAACAAACCGAAGAAACCTCTCAGCTCTAGCAGTGCAGCTCCACAGAGGCCCATTGCAACACACAGAACTACTGCAACCCCTAAGGCTGGCCCGGGCATGGTGCGGAAGAATCCTGGTGTGGGGAACAGGGATGACGAAGCAGCCGAATTGATGCAGTAGGTCAACGTATTGAAACTTGTCGTCGAAGacttggagaaagagagagatttctaCTCTGGAAAGCAAAGGAACATTGAATTGGTTTGCCAGGAGAACGAGGGGAACAACCCTGTATTGCAGAGGATTGCGGATATTCTCTATGCCACAGACGAAGGCTTCGTGATACCTGATGAAGGGGGCCCGCAGGAGGAACAAGAAGGTATTAACAGCCTGGACCAGCTGAGCACCATCCGAATTCTTCACTCCAAATCGTGTGCTTAA